A stretch of the Deinococcus radiopugnans ATCC 19172 genome encodes the following:
- a CDS encoding chorismate-binding protein, which translates to MTLLPPHPSPGDVVLRLRAAHAPGVALLESLGPAVPYGRYSFLSAWPTRAQSTLPERPAGPAVFPAWLGGLKYEAARDFELDAHPAHGEAAWWGFYPSGLVWDREAGTLEVVGAPHVDWPALLALEPTLPPTLSVGDFGADDVDYPAGVRAIQELIRAGEVYQVNLSRGVRAQAQGDPLAAYLRLRALNPSPFMAFLDMGPEVVVSCSPERLVDWAGGEVSARPIAGTRRRGQTPAEDAALEAELRASPKEASEHLMLVDLVRHDLGRVAAAGSVHVPELMLVERYSHVMHLVSEVRGQAADGVTLRDVLAATFPGGTITGAPKERVMTAIRDHEPGPRGWYTGSVGIVGGARADLNILIRTAAFTRLGDGWEVEVRAGGGTVIDSEPAHEASETVHKAQALLSALAGGPGRAPQPPAPPTPGRVWTPPPASQAPGAGLRVHLLDNRDSFTWNLVHDLRALGAAVTVFAQDAGVADLLRESPDAVLTGPGPGTPDTGGLTLALTRECLRRGLPLLGVCLGHQALGQVLGGRVERAEPVHGRPEAVGHSGDGLFEGVPPGAAFGRYHSLVVRGLPPEYITARGAGGEVMALAVPGKPAWGVQFHPESVLSPAGRVLLGNWLRLSREWNAQAAGRVHEV; encoded by the coding sequence GTGACCCTGCTGCCGCCCCACCCGTCCCCCGGCGACGTTGTGCTGCGCCTGCGGGCGGCGCACGCGCCGGGGGTGGCCCTGCTGGAATCGCTGGGGCCAGCCGTGCCGTATGGCCGGTACTCATTCCTGAGCGCGTGGCCGACGCGGGCGCAGTCCACCCTGCCGGAGCGGCCCGCCGGCCCCGCCGTCTTTCCCGCGTGGCTGGGCGGCCTGAAGTACGAGGCGGCGCGCGACTTCGAGCTGGACGCGCATCCGGCGCACGGTGAGGCGGCGTGGTGGGGGTTCTATCCGTCGGGACTGGTGTGGGATAGAGAGGCCGGGACGCTGGAAGTGGTGGGAGCGCCGCATGTGGACTGGCCGGCGCTGCTGGCCCTTGAACCAACCCTCCCACCGACGCTGAGCGTGGGCGACTTCGGCGCGGACGACGTGGACTACCCGGCGGGCGTGCGGGCCATTCAGGAGCTGATCCGGGCGGGCGAGGTCTATCAGGTCAACCTGTCGCGGGGGGTGCGGGCGCAGGCCCAGGGCGATCCGCTGGCGGCGTATCTGCGGCTGCGGGCGCTGAATCCCAGCCCGTTCATGGCCTTTCTCGACATGGGGCCAGAGGTGGTGGTGTCGTGCAGCCCGGAGCGGCTAGTGGACTGGGCCGGGGGCGAGGTCTCGGCCCGCCCAATTGCCGGAACGCGGCGGCGCGGCCAGACCCCTGCCGAGGACGCCGCGCTGGAGGCCGAACTGCGCGCCAGCCCCAAGGAGGCCTCCGAACACCTGATGCTGGTGGATCTGGTGCGCCATGACCTGGGCCGGGTGGCGGCAGCGGGCAGCGTCCACGTTCCGGAACTGATGCTGGTGGAGCGCTACAGCCACGTCATGCATCTGGTCTCGGAAGTGCGGGGACAGGCGGCAGACGGCGTGACGCTGCGCGACGTGCTGGCGGCCACCTTTCCGGGCGGCACGATCACCGGGGCGCCCAAGGAGCGGGTGATGACCGCCATTCGGGATCATGAGCCGGGGCCGCGCGGCTGGTACACCGGCAGCGTGGGCATCGTCGGCGGCGCGCGCGCAGACCTGAACATCCTGATCCGCACGGCAGCCTTCACGCGGCTGGGGGACGGCTGGGAGGTGGAAGTCCGCGCGGGCGGCGGCACCGTGATCGACTCGGAGCCGGCCCACGAGGCCAGTGAGACCGTTCACAAGGCCCAGGCCCTGCTGAGCGCGCTGGCCGGGGGACCGGGACGCGCCCCCCAGCCGCCCGCGCCGCCCACGCCGGGCCGGGTGTGGACGCCGCCGCCCGCATCCCAGGCACCGGGAGCAGGCTTGCGGGTGCATCTGCTGGACAACCGCGACTCGTTCACGTGGAATCTGGTGCATGACCTGCGGGCACTGGGCGCGGCGGTCACCGTCTTCGCGCAGGACGCGGGGGTGGCCGATCTTCTGCGCGAGTCCCCCGACGCTGTACTGACTGGGCCAGGGCCGGGCACGCCGGACACGGGCGGCCTCACGCTGGCCCTGACCCGTGAATGCCTGCGCCGAGGGCTGCCGCTGCTGGGCGTGTGCCTGGGCCATCAGGCGCTGGGACAGGTGCTGGGCGGCAGGGTGGAACGGGCCGAGCCGGTGCATGGCCGCCCGGAAGCGGTAGGACACAGCGGCGATGGCCTGTTTGAAGGGGTGCCGCCCGGCGCGGCCTTCGGGCGCTACCACTCGCTGGTGGTGCGCGGTCTGCCGCCGGAATACATCACGGCCAGGGGCGCAGGCGGCGAGGTCATGGCGCTGGCCGTTCCGGGCAAGCCCGCCTGGGGTGTGCAATTCCATCCCGAAAGCGTCCTGAGTCCGGCGGGGCGCGTGCTGCTGGGCAACTGGCTGCGGCTGAGCCGGGAGTGGAACGCACAGGCGGCGGGTCGGGTGCATGAGGTTTGA
- a CDS encoding aminotransferase class IV, protein MKPLPPELESPTWLHGLTAFTTVRTHQGQPLLWPAHLARLRQTCAVLGLPAPDADLPTLELWPWGLLRVTVGAEGTFWGHRPLTPGPRPEGGVRVRLTDIQVHPQLAAHKTGNYLPYRLAMGRAGDAFEGWLVGPDGTLADGSRTSPLLELGGQWIVPGGGLPSLTRAVFLEGRDWSDGPVHPSELPNVTRAWICGSGVGVVPVREIVGEDWSVSLPVEWPRTDDPALVWPEE, encoded by the coding sequence TTGAAGCCGCTTCCCCCCGAACTGGAAAGTCCGACATGGCTGCATGGCCTGACCGCATTTACCACCGTTCGCACCCACCAGGGCCAGCCGCTGCTGTGGCCCGCGCATCTGGCCCGCCTGCGCCAGACCTGCGCGGTTCTCGGCCTGCCCGCCCCAGACGCTGATCTGCCGACGCTGGAGCTGTGGCCCTGGGGCCTGCTGCGCGTCACGGTAGGGGCGGAGGGCACGTTCTGGGGCCACCGTCCGCTGACCCCCGGCCCACGCCCGGAGGGTGGTGTGCGCGTGCGCCTGACCGACATTCAGGTTCACCCTCAACTGGCCGCGCACAAGACCGGCAACTACCTGCCGTACCGCCTCGCGATGGGGAGGGCCGGGGACGCTTTCGAGGGCTGGCTCGTCGGCCCGGACGGCACACTGGCCGACGGCTCGCGCACCTCGCCGCTGCTGGAGCTTGGGGGGCAATGGATCGTCCCAGGAGGTGGATTGCCGAGCCTTACGCGGGCCGTCTTTCTGGAAGGCCGTGACTGGTCAGACGGTCCGGTTCACCCCTCGGAACTGCCTAACGTGACCCGTGCCTGGATCTGTGGGAGCGGCGTGGGCGTCGTGCCCGTGCGGGAAATTGTGGGCGAGGACTGGAGCGTGAGCCTGCCCGTGGAATGGCCCCGGACGGATGATCCGGCGCTGGTCTGGCCGGAAGAGTAA
- a CDS encoding helix-turn-helix domain-containing protein — MAPLAVILRAVAGEPRTPTELARDLGSSEAALSGMLRTLQTGGYVQEAMPAADGCSCGPCALKSMCRNADGETAPLGLLRLTPRGEAYLGRMGG, encoded by the coding sequence ATGGCCCCGCTGGCTGTCATCCTGCGCGCGGTGGCCGGGGAACCGCGCACGCCCACCGAATTGGCCCGTGATCTGGGCAGTTCCGAGGCGGCCCTCAGCGGCATGTTGCGAACCCTGCAAACTGGCGGCTATGTGCAGGAGGCCATGCCCGCCGCCGACGGCTGCTCCTGCGGCCCCTGCGCCCTGAAAAGCATGTGCCGGAATGCGGACGGCGAGACGGCGCCGCTGGGACTGCTGCGGCTGACCCCACGGGGCGAGGCGTATCTGGGGCGAATGGGCGGATAA
- the feoB gene encoding ferrous iron transport protein B has product MTATLPPPSVHIPDEAACKATLGRLKEASEPRVVVVGNPNVGKTTLINAVAGTRLKVGNWSGVTIEKREARLEYAGRAVHLLDLPGAYSLSPHTPEELIARTALLDEAPDAVLNVLDAGNLERNLYLTLQLLDFRLPVAVALNLVDEARNKGMTVDAAALSRALGVPVTQTVASRNQGTGELMGDVLKGATLGIAVRYPPQIEAAANDLTARMVEMPTLPPHAHRYLALALLEGDPSVRGRLAATGHSELLDAADAHLAALETEGVDPLIEIAEARYARAGDLARLAVPQAQARRTLSERLDRLALHPVLGIPIFLALVLLVFRLTFSVASPFVDLIGGPLQTIVGGWAAAALAWFPLGRDLVVGAIIPGVGTVLSFLPTLLVLYLAMSFLEDSGYMARAAFLMDRAMRSIGLDGRAFIPLILGFGCNVPAIYATRALERRSDRVLVSMILPFMSCSARLPVYVVFAAALFPRSGSWLVWSMYVLGMAVAFGFALILRRTTLPAEGGGVLLELPPYRFPAWKVLWKHASRRTASFARRARTTVMGTVAVVWLLLALPAVSGEKFATVPPQDSLFGTVSRAIAPIFAPLGFGDWQATGALIPGFVAKEVVVGTLGQIYLGEIAANPEPLSVLEGVEQTVTATWDTIKASVSALPTVLALPSLSADAGAETKTPLAAALATAFTPASALAYLVFVLLYTPCIATVGAMAQEHGRRLAWATVGWQMLTAWVVAFAVYQVAVRLL; this is encoded by the coding sequence GTGACGGCCACCCTGCCTCCGCCCAGCGTCCACATCCCCGACGAGGCCGCCTGCAAGGCCACGCTGGGCCGCCTGAAGGAGGCCAGCGAACCCAGAGTCGTGGTGGTGGGCAACCCCAACGTGGGCAAGACCACGCTGATCAACGCGGTGGCCGGCACGCGCCTGAAGGTGGGCAACTGGTCGGGCGTGACCATCGAGAAGCGCGAGGCGCGGCTGGAGTACGCGGGCCGCGCGGTGCACCTGCTGGACCTGCCCGGCGCGTATTCCCTCAGCCCGCACACCCCCGAGGAACTGATCGCCCGCACCGCCCTGCTGGACGAGGCCCCCGACGCCGTCCTGAATGTGCTGGACGCCGGAAATCTGGAGCGCAACCTCTACCTGACGCTGCAACTGCTGGACTTCCGGCTGCCGGTGGCGGTGGCGCTGAATCTGGTGGATGAGGCCAGGAACAAGGGCATGACGGTGGACGCCGCCGCGCTGTCCCGCGCGCTGGGCGTGCCCGTCACGCAGACGGTGGCGAGCCGGAACCAGGGCACGGGCGAACTGATGGGTGACGTGCTGAAGGGCGCGACGCTGGGGATTGCCGTGCGCTATCCGCCCCAGATCGAGGCCGCCGCCAATGACCTGACCGCCCGCATGGTGGAGATGCCCACGCTGCCCCCTCACGCGCACCGTTACCTCGCGCTGGCGCTGCTGGAAGGGGATCCCAGCGTGCGCGGACGGCTGGCCGCCACGGGGCACAGCGAACTGCTGGACGCGGCGGACGCCCATCTGGCCGCCCTGGAGACAGAGGGCGTCGATCCCCTGATCGAGATTGCCGAGGCCCGCTACGCCCGTGCGGGCGATCTGGCGCGGCTGGCGGTGCCGCAGGCGCAGGCCCGGCGCACCCTGTCCGAACGGCTGGACCGACTGGCGTTGCACCCCGTTCTGGGCATCCCGATCTTTCTGGCGCTGGTGTTGCTGGTGTTCCGGCTGACCTTCAGCGTGGCCTCGCCGTTTGTCGATCTGATCGGCGGCCCCCTCCAGACCATCGTGGGCGGCTGGGCTGCGGCGGCGCTGGCGTGGTTCCCGCTGGGGCGCGATCTGGTGGTGGGCGCGATCATTCCGGGCGTCGGCACCGTCCTGAGCTTTCTGCCCACGCTGCTGGTGCTGTACCTCGCCATGAGCTTTCTGGAGGACAGCGGCTACATGGCCCGCGCTGCCTTTTTAATGGATCGGGCCATGCGCAGCATCGGGCTGGACGGACGGGCGTTCATTCCGCTGATCCTGGGCTTCGGGTGCAATGTGCCGGCCATCTACGCCACCCGCGCGCTGGAGCGCCGCAGTGACCGGGTGCTGGTCAGCATGATCCTGCCCTTCATGAGCTGCTCGGCGCGGCTGCCGGTGTACGTGGTGTTCGCCGCCGCGCTGTTTCCGCGTTCGGGCAGCTGGCTGGTCTGGAGCATGTACGTGCTGGGCATGGCGGTGGCCTTCGGCTTCGCGCTGATCCTGCGCCGCACCACCCTGCCCGCCGAGGGCGGCGGCGTGCTGCTGGAGCTGCCGCCGTACCGCTTCCCCGCGTGGAAGGTGCTGTGGAAGCACGCCTCGCGCCGCACCGCCTCGTTTGCCCGCCGCGCCCGCACCACGGTGATGGGCACGGTGGCCGTGGTCTGGCTGCTGCTGGCGCTGCCCGCCGTCTCGGGCGAGAAGTTCGCCACGGTGCCGCCGCAGGACAGCCTGTTCGGCACGGTCAGCCGCGCAATAGCGCCGATCTTCGCGCCACTGGGCTTTGGCGACTGGCAGGCCACCGGGGCGCTGATTCCCGGCTTTGTCGCCAAGGAAGTCGTGGTGGGCACCCTGGGCCAGATTTACCTGGGCGAGATCGCCGCCAACCCCGAACCGCTGAGCGTGCTGGAGGGCGTAGAACAGACCGTGACCGCCACCTGGGACACCATCAAGGCCAGCGTCTCGGCCCTGCCCACCGTGCTGGCGCTGCCCAGCCTGAGTGCAGATGCGGGCGCCGAAACGAAGACCCCGCTGGCGGCGGCGCTGGCGACGGCCTTCACCCCCGCCTCCGCCCTGGCCTATCTGGTCTTCGTCCTGCTGTACACGCCCTGCATCGCCACGGTGGGCGCGATGGCGCAAGAACACGGGCGGCGGCTGGCGTGGGCCACGGTGGGCTGGCAGATGCTCACCGCCTGGGTGGTGGCCTTCGCCGTCTATCAAGTGGCCGTGAGGCTGCTGTAA
- a CDS encoding FeoA family protein codes for MNERTLDQLTPGEHAHVVGLDPAHPLRRRLLELGFVRGAPVTVVRRAPLGDPFEVRVNGTDLALRAADLHGIRVRQ; via the coding sequence ATGAACGAACGGACGCTGGATCAATTGACGCCCGGTGAACACGCGCATGTGGTGGGCCTCGATCCGGCCCATCCGCTGCGCCGCCGCCTGCTGGAGTTGGGCTTCGTGCGCGGCGCGCCGGTGACGGTGGTGCGCCGCGCCCCACTGGGTGACCCTTTTGAAGTGCGCGTGAACGGCACCGATCTGGCCCTGCGCGCCGCCGACTTGCACGGCATCCGGGTGAGACAGTGA
- a CDS encoding RluA family pseudouridine synthase, whose translation MTAPTAEKPRVVTEHPDFYIVHKPALWLTHRVHTGGRVAVPDVLSWMHRETGEPDLSPPHRLDRETSGLLVLSRDTEAARRFFTLFKTHLVGKTYLALVRGTPDWTRRTLDAPLGDLGLGAANRVLMRQAVVPGGRPAVTDFRVLERRSGHALIEAHPRSGRLHQIRAHLFHLGLPMVGDKIYGPERDAFVEFIETGQTPELTARLGLPRQALHAARLAFPWAGAQVVAEAGLPGDMQGFWDGLAPRV comes from the coding sequence TTGACCGCCCCAACCGCCGAAAAGCCGCGCGTCGTCACCGAGCATCCCGACTTCTACATCGTCCACAAGCCCGCGCTGTGGTTGACACACCGGGTTCACACGGGGGGAAGGGTGGCTGTGCCGGACGTCCTGAGCTGGATGCACCGCGAAACCGGAGAGCCAGACCTCTCGCCGCCGCACCGCCTCGACCGCGAGACCAGCGGCCTGCTGGTGCTGTCGCGCGACACCGAGGCCGCCCGGCGCTTCTTCACGCTGTTCAAGACGCATCTGGTGGGCAAGACCTACCTCGCCCTCGTGCGCGGCACGCCCGACTGGACGCGCCGCACGTTGGACGCCCCGCTGGGCGATCTGGGCCTGGGCGCGGCCAACCGGGTGCTGATGCGGCAGGCGGTGGTGCCGGGTGGCCGCCCCGCCGTCACCGATTTCCGTGTGCTGGAGCGGCGGTCTGGGCACGCGCTGATTGAGGCCCACCCGCGTTCGGGCCGCCTGCATCAGATCCGGGCGCACCTGTTTCATCTGGGCCTGCCGATGGTGGGCGACAAGATCTACGGCCCGGAGCGCGATGCCTTCGTGGAATTTATCGAAACCGGGCAGACGCCCGAACTGACCGCCCGACTGGGCCTGCCCCGTCAGGCGCTGCACGCGGCCCGCCTCGCCTTTCCCTGGGCCGGGGCGCAGGTGGTGGCCGAGGCGGGGCTGCCAGGGGATATGCAAGGCTTCTGGGACGGCCTCGCGCCGAGAGTGTAA
- a CDS encoding NADPH-dependent FMN reductase yields the protein MNFAVLSTSLDPESRSAWLCALAAGQLREAGHAITHLDLRETPLPPFDNAACYAHPNADLYHRTIREADGVLLGVPVYNWGLGSGARTLVELTGSSDAERGLHGAWFDKPVTFLVSGGLDHGYLSHGAFALGMMYDFRCVINPHFVYATSAHWAAPEVPGEWLAERLSRTVERTVDLSERLRGRDYHSVWEI from the coding sequence ATGAACTTCGCCGTCCTCTCCACCAGCCTCGATCCCGAGAGCCGCAGCGCGTGGCTGTGCGCGCTGGCCGCCGGGCAACTGCGCGAAGCCGGGCACGCGATCACCCACCTCGATCTGCGCGAGACGCCGCTGCCGCCCTTCGACAACGCGGCGTGTTACGCCCACCCCAACGCCGATCTCTACCACCGCACCATCCGTGAGGCCGACGGCGTGCTGCTGGGTGTTCCGGTCTACAACTGGGGCCTGGGTTCGGGGGCGCGGACGCTGGTGGAACTGACCGGCAGCAGCGACGCGGAGCGCGGCCTGCACGGCGCGTGGTTCGACAAACCCGTGACGTTTCTGGTGTCCGGCGGGCTGGATCACGGCTACCTCAGCCACGGGGCCTTCGCGCTGGGCATGATGTACGACTTCCGCTGCGTGATCAACCCGCATTTCGTGTACGCCACCTCGGCCCACTGGGCCGCGCCGGAGGTGCCGGGGGAATGGCTGGCGGAGCGGCTGTCCAGAACGGTGGAGCGCACCGTTGACCTCTCCGAGCGCCTGCGCGGACGCGACTATCACAGCGTGTGGGAAATTTGA
- a CDS encoding M48 family metallopeptidase — protein sequence MSGSTGPIILEGVYFDGQSSRDQPATLTVDGQTVTLSVAAGAGLGLPGTLPLVHRWPARLLGVEAPIPGVRRAVTLPGGGRFETRDDAGVSAWERASGRNRALSGVRALESRPWAALAALGVSLAALALFVIYGIPAVARQAAFATPRSVLATFDRETIDFLEEGEYFGPSKLSAARQTQLRTEFRKVAAWAGGGYPYRLLLRDGEAGGLNEMGANAFALPGGTVVMTDQLVELAKSDRELMGVLAHETGHVTGRHGLAGVYQALGLTLVTTVITGDIVSAGTFAAAVPAALLRGGYSRAAETQADEVSGAYMLKTYGTTRPLQTMLGRLEQDEEEAGDSSEDSGPSIFDLISTHPGTPERIAHLKRIEAEGKLTPKR from the coding sequence GTGTCGGGCAGCACTGGGCCAATCATTCTGGAGGGCGTGTATTTCGACGGACAGAGCAGCCGCGATCAGCCCGCCACCCTGACGGTGGACGGGCAGACCGTGACCCTGAGCGTGGCCGCCGGCGCGGGGCTGGGCCTGCCCGGCACGCTGCCCCTGGTGCACCGCTGGCCGGCCCGACTGCTGGGCGTGGAGGCCCCGATTCCGGGTGTGCGCCGCGCCGTGACGCTGCCGGGCGGGGGCCGCTTCGAGACCCGCGACGACGCGGGCGTGAGTGCCTGGGAACGCGCCAGCGGGCGCAACCGCGCCCTGAGCGGCGTGCGCGCCCTGGAATCTCGCCCGTGGGCGGCGCTGGCCGCGCTGGGGGTGTCGCTGGCGGCGCTGGCGCTGTTCGTGATCTACGGCATCCCGGCGGTGGCCCGGCAGGCGGCCTTCGCCACGCCCCGCAGCGTGCTGGCGACTTTTGACCGCGAAACCATCGACTTTCTTGAAGAGGGCGAATATTTCGGCCCCTCCAAACTCAGCGCGGCGCGGCAAACGCAACTCAGGACCGAGTTCCGCAAGGTGGCGGCCTGGGCCGGCGGCGGTTACCCCTACCGCCTGCTGCTGCGCGACGGCGAGGCGGGCGGCCTGAACGAGATGGGCGCGAACGCCTTTGCCCTGCCCGGCGGCACGGTGGTCATGACCGATCAACTGGTGGAACTGGCAAAGAGTGACCGCGAGTTGATGGGCGTGCTGGCCCACGAAACCGGGCACGTGACGGGGCGCCACGGCCTGGCGGGCGTGTACCAGGCGCTGGGGCTGACGCTGGTGACCACCGTGATCACCGGCGATATCGTCAGCGCGGGCACCTTCGCCGCCGCCGTTCCAGCGGCCCTGCTGCGCGGTGGCTACTCGCGCGCGGCAGAAACCCAGGCGGACGAGGTCTCGGGCGCGTACATGCTGAAAACCTACGGCACCACCCGCCCGCTACAAACCATGCTGGGGCGGCTGGAGCAGGACGAGGAGGAGGCCGGCGATTCCTCGGAAGACTCCGGCCCCTCCATCTTTGACCTGATCAGCACCCATCCGGGCACGCCAGAGCGGATCGCGCACCTCAAACGCATCGAGGCCGAGGGCAAACTGACCCCGAAACGCTAG
- a CDS encoding YjgN family protein, whose amino-acid sequence MTDPAATSADTPPLGRHGQPRHPDTVQAQALPATVTEYPVAFTGTAGEYFRLWIVNVALTFVTLGLYLPWARVRNRQYFFGHTWVDGQNFEYRANPAALLRGYLIVAALFVAYAVSGQFDSTQWVAVVLALIYAAAYPLLVRQSMRFQAVNTVHRGLRFRFHGTTGGAYVAYMLANVVASVSAGLALPWAWFMQRRYQVDGLAFGSARAGFRGDVGPFYLIGLTALGLSLAGGLLIGVPLVALIFFVVRGASGNLDPSALDALGLASSVTFLAALIVGYVGVLLLYVVAWQYIRGATMAYVLNNVELGGVVRTRATFSPWRLVWITVTNAAARVLTLGLASPWAAVRQTRYILGGVTVRAIAPLDDFAAGVGGETSAFGEAATELLDIQVGF is encoded by the coding sequence ATGACCGACCCCGCCGCGACCTCCGCCGACACACCACCGCTGGGCCGACACGGTCAGCCCCGGCACCCTGACACCGTCCAGGCCCAGGCTCTGCCAGCCACCGTCACCGAATATCCCGTCGCCTTTACCGGCACGGCGGGGGAGTACTTCCGGCTGTGGATCGTGAACGTCGCGCTGACCTTCGTGACGCTGGGGCTGTACCTGCCGTGGGCGCGGGTGCGCAACCGGCAGTATTTTTTCGGGCACACCTGGGTGGACGGCCAGAACTTCGAGTACCGCGCCAATCCGGCGGCGCTGCTGCGCGGCTACCTGATCGTGGCGGCGCTGTTCGTGGCCTACGCGGTGTCGGGGCAATTCGACTCCACGCAGTGGGTGGCCGTCGTGCTGGCCCTGATCTACGCCGCCGCCTACCCGCTGCTGGTGCGCCAGTCCATGCGCTTTCAGGCGGTCAACACGGTTCACCGGGGCCTGCGCTTCCGCTTTCACGGCACTACGGGCGGCGCGTACGTGGCGTACATGCTGGCGAATGTGGTGGCGAGCGTGTCGGCTGGGCTGGCGCTGCCGTGGGCGTGGTTCATGCAGCGGCGCTATCAGGTGGACGGGCTGGCGTTCGGCTCGGCGCGGGCTGGCTTCCGGGGGGATGTCGGCCCCTTTTACCTGATCGGCCTGACCGCGCTGGGCCTGAGTCTGGCGGGCGGCCTGCTGATCGGCGTGCCGCTGGTGGCGCTGATCTTCTTCGTGGTGCGCGGCGCATCGGGGAACCTCGACCCGTCGGCCCTCGACGCGCTGGGCCTGGCGTCCTCTGTGACCTTCCTGGCGGCCCTGATCGTGGGATACGTGGGCGTGCTGCTGCTGTACGTCGTGGCGTGGCAGTACATTCGCGGCGCGACCATGGCCTACGTGCTGAACAACGTGGAACTGGGCGGCGTGGTGCGCACGCGGGCCACCTTCAGCCCGTGGCGGCTGGTGTGGATCACCGTGACCAACGCCGCCGCGCGGGTGCTGACGCTGGGGCTGGCCTCCCCCTGGGCGGCGGTGCGGCAGACCCGCTACATCCTGGGCGGCGTGACCGTGCGCGCCATCGCCCCGCTGGACGACTTCGCGGCGGGGGTGGGCGGCGAGACCTCGGCGTTCGGCGAGGCGGCCACCGAACTGCTGGACATCCAGGTGGGCTTCTAG
- a CDS encoding amidohydrolase family protein produces the protein MTHPAPDPFKPRLLVCDVLYTGMGGGHAPGGVVVVGDTVAATGDPAQLRARYPQAQVEEVGGVIAPPPVNAHTHLDMSAYAFQALPYFRWLPEVVIAQREQRGVAGALAGADELARLGVGGVGDIVWSGEVMDALLAREDLRGVLYFEVLGTFAEQADKRFAEVRQRVEAWRKLERPGGPRIGLTPHTPYTVSHRLMRLVAEYAAGEGLPLQIHVAEHPSEPELFATGAGPLWDHRLPAFWPETFAEVIGRAPEPGLTPVRYLDELGVLAAKPTLVHMVNVTPDDIARVARAGCAVVSCPRSNHHLECGTFPWTAYAAAGVEIALGTDSVASGESLDVRDDVAFARGLYPALDPRVLVRAAIKGGGRVLGLPTPFIRRGEAWSEDYLWKV, from the coding sequence ATGACCCACCCTGCACCCGATCCCTTCAAGCCCCGCCTGCTCGTCTGCGATGTGTTGTACACCGGCATGGGGGGAGGCCACGCGCCGGGCGGCGTCGTCGTCGTGGGCGATACGGTGGCGGCCACCGGCGATCCGGCGCAGCTGCGCGCCCGCTACCCGCAGGCCCAGGTGGAAGAGGTGGGCGGCGTCATCGCCCCGCCGCCGGTCAACGCGCATACGCATCTGGACATGAGCGCCTACGCGTTTCAGGCATTGCCGTACTTTCGCTGGCTGCCTGAAGTGGTGATCGCCCAGCGCGAACAACGCGGCGTGGCCGGGGCACTGGCCGGGGCCGACGAACTCGCGCGGCTGGGCGTGGGCGGCGTGGGCGACATCGTGTGGTCCGGTGAGGTGATGGACGCCCTGCTGGCCCGCGAGGACCTGCGCGGCGTGTTGTACTTCGAGGTGCTGGGAACGTTCGCTGAACAGGCCGACAAGCGATTTGCCGAAGTGCGGCAGCGGGTGGAGGCGTGGCGCAAACTGGAGCGGCCCGGCGGCCCGCGCATCGGGCTGACCCCACATACGCCGTACACCGTCAGCCACCGCCTGATGCGGCTGGTGGCCGAGTACGCGGCGGGCGAGGGCCTGCCCCTCCAGATTCATGTGGCCGAGCATCCCAGTGAACCGGAACTGTTCGCCACGGGCGCGGGGCCACTGTGGGACCACCGGCTGCCCGCCTTCTGGCCCGAGACCTTCGCGGAAGTGATCGGGCGCGCACCAGAGCCGGGGCTGACCCCGGTGCGCTATCTGGACGAACTGGGCGTGCTGGCCGCGAAGCCCACGCTGGTCCACATGGTCAACGTCACGCCGGACGACATCGCGCGGGTGGCGCGGGCCGGCTGTGCGGTGGTCAGTTGCCCGCGCAGCAACCATCATCTGGAGTGCGGCACCTTTCCCTGGACGGCTTACGCGGCGGCTGGCGTGGAGATCGCGCTGGGCACCGATTCCGTGGCCAGCGGCGAGAGCCTGGACGTACGCGACGACGTGGCCTTTGCCCGTGGCCTCTACCCCGCCCTCGATCCCAGAGTGCTGGTGCGCGCCGCCATCAAGGGAGGCGGGCGCGTGCTGGGCCTCCCCACACCGTTCATCCGGCGCGGGGAGGCGTGGTCAGAGGACTATCTCTGGAAGGTCTAG